GTAATTGCGCTGCATGTTCACCCACATTTCGGGCGTCGTGCCGGTGAGCTTGCCGACCCGAAGCGCCATGGTCGGGGTGATATCCTGCTTCTCGGCAAGAATGTCGTAGAGGGTCTGCCGCGACACCTCGATCAGCCTGGCGATCTCCGCCTTGGGCTTGTTGAGCGCGGGCAGAATGTCCTCCCGCAGCAGCTCACCAGGGTGCATCGGGGCAAGGCCGGATACGAGCTGGTTCATCATCTGTCTCCTGTCCGGGCCGATCCCGGATCGTCATGCGTCTCTGTGTAAGCCCTATGTGTAAACTATCGCCTTACATGTCAACCAATAACTGACAGATTTTCAACTCGGGAGGCATTCCCTCCTAGTGGTAGTCCTCAATGTTCACGTCGATCGCATCACCCTCATCCCAAGCCCACGTGATCCGGTAATTGCCGCTGGCATCGACCGCGTAGCGTTTGGGGTTGGTGTTCAGCCCGTGAAAGCGAAAGCCCGGTAGGTGCATATCCTCGGGCTTCGTGGCAGCATCTAACGCAAGCAGGATGCGGCGGACGCGGCTGTGGTTCTGGACGGGAAGTTTTGAGCCATCTCTCTCGGTGGCGAAGGCTTCAAGCGCCTTGCTGGCGTATGTCTTAATCATAGACACATTGTAAGGCATTTCCTGACATTTGTCAAGTTTTGCCTTACATTTTGCCAAATGACCTCTTACGGGTTTCTACCGCCCGAACCCTATGTCGTGGTCGAGATCGCGTTGTCGTTCCCGCTGCCGATCGCGCTCGATCTGCGGCTGATCCATGTCGAGCCCCGGCGCCTGCTCGCGCCGGGGTGAACGGTCGAGGGCGGGCAAATCCTCGAACCCGTCGCCGACCCTGGCTTGCAGCCCCGCCCGCATCGCCTGCGCCGCGCCCCTCACCAGGTCCGACATGCGTTGCGCCGCCAGCTCGACATGATCGCGCGCCCACTGGTCCACCTCGTGCAGCCATTCCCGGCCGCGCTCGATGTAAGCCCCCAGCCCCCGCTTCTGCTCGATCGCCTCGTTCATCCGGCCGCGCGGGGTGACGGCATGGCGCTCCTCTCCGGCCGCCTCCTGCTCGCGTTGCGCGCGCCGCTCGATCGCGGCCGACGCGTGCCCCATCTTCACCGTGGGCTCCATCTCCACGCCCTGGCGGGCGTAGCTGCGATGATCGACCCGCTCGGGCACCAGCGCCTGCTCCAGCGCCTCGTTGACCCGTCCCGCCCAGCTTTCGCGGATCGCCTCCACCTCGGCCGACGCCGACGTTCGCACGTCGAGCTGGCGTGTCTTCGCCCCGAGGCCGTCCGCCTCCACCACCCGCGTCGTGGTCATGACATGCGCGTGGAAGTTGCGATCGTCGCCATAATCATGGGGGGCGTGGATCGCCGCATCGACCGCCACCCCGTAGCGGTCGCGC
This Sphingomonas morindae DNA region includes the following protein-coding sequences:
- a CDS encoding HigA family addiction module antitoxin, which produces MMNQLVSGLAPMHPGELLREDILPALNKPKAEIARLIEVSRQTLYDILAEKQDITPTMALRVGKLTGTTPEMWVNMQRNYDLRVQAVKDADIIARIPTLEAA
- a CDS encoding type II toxin-antitoxin system RelE/ParE family toxin, whose protein sequence is MIKTYASKALEAFATERDGSKLPVQNHSRVRRILLALDAATKPEDMHLPGFRFHGLNTNPKRYAVDASGNYRITWAWDEGDAIDVNIEDYH
- the mobQ gene encoding MobQ family relaxase, with product MAIYHLAVKSVSRSTGRSAVAAVAYRAGVCLKNERDGLVHDYTRRGGVEDAFIVAPEGAEWAQDRSALWNAAEAAEKRKDAKVAREYELALPAELDRDQRRNLVRGFAEELRDRYGVAVDAAIHAPHDYGDDRNFHAHVMTTTRVVEADGLGAKTRQLDVRTSASAEVEAIRESWAGRVNEALEQALVPERVDHRSYARQGVEMEPTVKMGHASAAIERRAQREQEAAGEERHAVTPRGRMNEAIEQKRGLGAYIERGREWLHEVDQWARDHVELAAQRMSDLVRGAAQAMRAGLQARVGDGFEDLPALDRSPRREQAPGLDMDQPQIERDRQRERQRDLDHDIGFGR